One Aegilops tauschii subsp. strangulata cultivar AL8/78 chromosome 2, Aet v6.0, whole genome shotgun sequence genomic window, TATGTCACAATATCTGGTGATCTTTGTCACACCGCACGCCAGATCGAGACAGAGAACATCGGGATGTCGCGCAAGTGGATGAAGAAGCACACATCCTTCTCACTGGAAACCCTGTACACCCTGCTGCAGCCGGTCACCATCTACCCCAGCATCACCATTTGCACCACTGCGTCTGCGGCACGAATCCGGCGCCCATCATCCGCTCCGCCCACTTCACCATCTGCTCGTGGCGCTCCCGGCGCTGCGCACCATCACAGGAAACAATATCCCTGATCTCATGCAGGAGCAGGCACCGTTCCACGTCCGACCGCTCCAGTGCTGACCCGCGTGCAGGTACGCTCACCTCCAGGGCATCAAACAGGGCCCCGTAGTATTTGAGCGCATAGTCATACCGGACCGCGAACTAACCGTTGTCGTCGGCCTCCAACGCCGTCACCACCATGAGCTTTGGCGATAGCTCCGCTAGGTCGCGGAGGAGCGCGTCGGCTCTCATCATGGTAGCATGGGCCTGCGCTTTTCCTTTCCTGTCGTGAGGACGAGCAGCCCACTTCTACAAACTCGTCGACGAGCAAACAGTGGAGTTGTAGGGTGGAGACGATGACCAGTGCTTCACCGCTCCTGATACCGAGGGGCTCGATGCTGAGTAGCTGATTGATGTGGAGTTTCACCGGGTGGAACAGGAAGCCAATGTGTAGGCTCTCGGCTTCCCGGGCGAGGAACGCACCGGTGACGGACAAGAACTCGTCGTCCTTGTTGACGATGGTTAGATGGAGGATTTGGTCATGTGCGCCCTCCCCCGGACACTTGGCAATGAGGCGGAGGAGCTGAAACCACTAGGCGGCTTCAACGCCGCCAAGGTCGACGACGTGGAGCACGGCAGTCCTCTCCGTCCGAGCTGCATCGATGATGGTGAAGTTCGCCGTGGTCCCGATGAGGCGGAGGAACGGGCACATCTCGGTGAAGTGGCGGCGCACCGCGGCGGCCGCCAGTGCGGAGGTAGTCTTGTGCTGCTGGAATACGCAGCACACGCCTTGGCATTGGTGGACCACGTGCAGCGCTAGAGTATCCGTGAACAAAGACGCGAGGCAGTGCAGGGGCCCGCTAACATCGTCCGATGCGAGACTGCTGCATATCCTCTCCAGCCCCTACTTTATCAGCTCCTTGTACCCTTTGGCGAACACGGAGGCACAGGAATATAGAAGTGTGATAAGGTCTATTGCGTGCTGCGTGTACTGATTCTGCGGTGCAGGTGCCGTCAGGGATGCTATAGTAGGCGCCACTACCGACCTCACCTCTGACACGAGTAATGTTGTAATACCATTGATGTTGGAGTGTACGAATGTCCCATTGAGTCCGTTTCTATGATCCACCGACCACACTGTCCTTAGAGTTGTGTTCACTGATACACTAGTGTGCCCGTTTGACGTTTAATGGATGCTAGGAATgaattgttgatttaacaaaaaaaaaatatttgaagttAGGCAATGGGGGATAAGGTGATTTAGGATAATCATATATTTCTTCGGTTTGAAAATACTAGTCATCAACCCATCGGTCAGGCGGGTTAGCAATAAAAAAAGGAACATATACATCTTCAAATGACATGTTCAAAAAAAGTGTAAATGACATGTTCAAAAAAAGTGTAAATATGCATTAGTGTTAGTAATGTTTCTTAATAAGAATAGAGAAACTAACACTTTCTACATATTATTATACGAAGATATGATTGTCTCTACTACTTATCCATTGGAAGGGTCTAAAGAGGTCTAAGAGGAGTTTAGCTTTCATTTGTTTGTCCTAAACAATTGGGATAAAGGAAATTCTATCCATTTACTTGCACTTTGTTCCTGCAAACCAAAGGGATAGATACTGCCACAAAAAGGAATTTTATATTCTTCTATCATACTAAGTTGgaagacagtcgggaagtcgttgTGCAAAGGCCCCGTAGGAAGAGGTTATGCTTTCTTCTCGCATGTGTACGTTTTTCCATGCGAGAAGGCAAAGAGAGAGGAtagagaggggagagagggagagatagggagagggggaggtagagagagaggggagagagaggtcaAACATTTTGTGGTGATTGATTTTCTATCATACTAGTACCTCGTACTTTCAACTTCTGCTTGTGGCATATGATGAAACAACAACCAGGAGTACGATAATAAGAACAACTCAAAATGTCTTGAATGTTTCAAAGATAACCAAAACATCTTGAATGttacaaaaataacaaaaatgtCTTGAACATTTTCCAACTTCTGTTGCTGGCATAACAAGTTCAGGCAATCAACTAAAAGCACATTCATCAAATGCATGAAATTATTGCAATGAATTGAGAAATATGCAGAAATCACGTGTCACAATATCTGGCGATCCTCGTCACACGGCACGCCAGGTCGAGACAGAGAACATCGGGATGTCGCGCGAGTGGATGAAGAAGCACACACATCCTTCATACTGGAAACCCTGTGCGCCCTGCTGCAGCCGGTCACCATCTACCCCAGCATCACTGTTTGCGCTATTGCGTCTGCGGCGCGAATCCGGCGCCCGTCATCTGCTCCGCCCACTTCACCATCCGCTCGTGTCGTTCCCGGTGCCGCGCGCCATCATAGGCAATGATATCCTTGATCTCATGCACGAGCAGGCACCGTTCCACGTCCGACCACTGCATTGCCGACCCGCGTGCAGGtgcgtgatgacccacaagtataggggatcaattgtagctcttttcgataagtaagagtgtcgaacccaacgaggagcagaaggaaatgacaagtggttttcagcaaggtaatgtctgcaagtgccgaaattgtaagtaacagagtagtttgatagcaagataatttgtaacgagcaagtaacaataatagtaacaaaagtgaagcaaggtagcccaatccttttgaggcaaaggacaggccaaaacgatctcttattgtaagcaaagcgttcttgagggtacacgggaatttcatctagtcactttcatcatgttgattcgatttgtattcgctactttgataatttgatatgtgggtggaccagtgcttaggtgttgttcttacttgaacaaacctcctacttatgattaaccccctcgcaagcatccgcaactgcgagaaaagtattaagaataaattctaaccatagcattaaacttttggatccaatcggtcccttacggaatagcgcataaactagggtttaaacttctgtcactctcgcaacccatcatctaataactactccacaatgcattcccttaggcccaaatatggtgaagtgtcatctagtcgacattcacatgacaccactaagggaatcacaacatacatactatcaaaatatcaaacacatatcaagttcacatgattacttgcaacatgatttctcccttgacctcaagaacaaaagtaactactcacaaatgataatcatactcaagatcagaggggttttaaatagcatattggatctaaacatataatcttccaccaaataaaccatatagtaatcaactacaagatgtaatcaacactactagtcacccacaaacaccaatctatagttctgatacaaagattgaacacgagagatgaactagggtttgagaggagatggtgttgttgaagatgttgatggagattgccctccctaagatgggagagttgttggtgatgatgacgacgaggatttccccctccgggagggaagttcccccggcgggatcgctccgtcggagggcaaaagtgctcctacccaagtcccgcctcgagacggcggcgctccatcccgaaagtcctacCCTTATTTTTtgtaggtcaaaatgacttatataccagaagatgggtaccggaggtgggccgaggggagcacaacccaccatggcgcgcctgggctccctagcgcgccctggtgggttgtgcccacctggtgggccccctctggtacttatttgctccaatattcttcaaatattccataaaaaatctctctgaagtttcagcttgtttggagttgtgcaggataggtggcctgacgtagcttttccaggtccagatttccagttgtcggaattctccctctttgtgtgtagcttgcatattatgagagaaaaggaattagaattactccaaaaagcattattatgcataaaaacatcataaataacagtaggaaaacatgatgcaaaatggacgtatcagtgggCTCTCCTTCAGGGCATCAAACAAGGCCCCGTCATAGTTGAGCGTGTTGTTGAACTAGCCCATGAACTCGCCATTGTGGTCGGCCTCCTACTCCGTCACCACCATGAGCTTCGGCGATAGCTCCGCTAGGTCGCGGAGGAGCGCATCGGATCTCGTGATGGTAGCATGGGCTTGCGCTTTTCCTTTCCTGTCGTGAGGAAGAGCAGCCACTTCTACAAACTCGTCGGCGAGCAGACGGTGGAGTAGTAGGGTGGACACGATGACCAGTGCTTCACCGCTCCTGATACCGAGGGGCTCGATGCTGAGTAGCTGATTGATGTAGAGTTTCACCGGGTGGAACTGGAAGCCAATGTGTAGGCTCTCGGCTTCCCAGGCGAGGAGCGCACCTGTGATGGACAGGAACTCGTCGTCCTAGTTGACGATGGTCAGGTGGAGGATTTGGTCATGTGTGCCCTCTCCCGGATGCTTGGCTAAGAGGCGGAGGAGCAGAAGCCACTAGGCGGCTTCAGGGCCGCCGAGATCGACAACATGGAGCATGGCATTCCTCTCCGTCCGAGTTGCATCGATGATGGCGTAGTTGGCCGTTGTCCCGGCGAGGCGGAGGAACGAGCACATCTGGGCGATGTGGCGGCGCACCGCGGCGGCCGCCATTGCGGGGGTAGTCTTGTGCAGCTGGAGGGCGCGTCACACGCTCTGGCATGGGTGGACCGCGCGCAGTGATAGAGCATCGTCGAATGAAGACGCGAGCCAGTGCAGGGGCCCGCCGACATCGTCTGATGCGAGACTGTTGCGTATCCTCTCCAGCCCCTTCTTTATGAGCTCCTTGTCCCTTTGGTGAACACGGTGGCGCAAGAATATAGAAGTGTGATAAGGTCTATTGCGCGCTACTCATACTGATTCTGCGGTGCAGGTGCTGTCAGGGATGCTGTAGTAGGCGCCGTTGCCGACCTCACCTCCGACACGAGTAATGTCGTACTACCATTGATGCTGGAGTGTACGAATGTCCCATTGAGTCGTTTCCGAGATCGACCGACCACACTGTCCTTAGAGGTGTGTTCACTGATACACATGTGTGCTCATTTGAAGTTTAACGGATGCTAGGAATAAATTCTTGATTTGACAAAAAAATTACTTCAAGTTAGGCAATGGGGGATAAGGTGAGTTAGGATAATCATATATTTCTTCGGTTTGAAAATACTGGTCATCAACCCATGGGTCGGGCGGGTTAGCGAGAAAAAAAGGAATATATACATCTAAAAAGTACTTTCAACTTCTGCTTGTGGCATAAGAAGTTCAAAGGTTCTGTGGTAATTGATTTGCTATCATACTAGTACCAC contains:
- the LOC141040665 gene encoding scarecrow-like protein 3; translated protein: MMRADALLRDLAELSPKLMVVTALEADDNALERSDVERCLLLHEIRDIVSCDGAQRRERHEQMVKWAERMMGAGFVPQTQWCKW